In a genomic window of Infirmifilum sp. NZ:
- the bgaS gene encoding beta-galactosidase BgaS — protein MERRIFWGVSSSAFQFEMGDSLRRFIDPNTDWWAWVRDPKNIFEGLVSGDLPEDGVDYAEYYPKDHELARSLSLDVYRVTVEWSRIFPYPTSLVEVDVERDGLGFIKDVRISEETLRHLDRIASKRYVSFYRELIADLRKRGFKVIVNLNHFTLPIWLHDPLVVRDTHGEEGPRGYAEEMFVTEFTKFAAYVAWKFGDLVDLWSTFNEPMVMVELGFLSSTSGFPPGIRAPRLAARALHNHIIAHARAYDAIKRFDRVKAYPDSREPAEIGVIHNIIPPYPLDSSDASSCDSYNYFRNKLILEAWVRGVMDVHLDGKSLEKLPHLGNKLDWLGINYYTRVVIKKSEKKVEEIPLLNFEGVEGYGYACLPNGASKDGRPCSDFGWEVYPEGFLDTINIGWEYKKPIFITENGIADHRDLLRPYYIVNHVYVMEKALESGVDIRGYLHWALTDNYEWASGFRLKFGLFEVDLLTKERKPRFSATLYRRIVENNGVPEDLKSKYLLSDLKVKTE, from the coding sequence ATGGAAAGAAGGATATTCTGGGGTGTGAGCAGCTCTGCTTTTCAGTTCGAGATGGGAGATAGCCTTCGAAGGTTCATCGACCCCAACACCGACTGGTGGGCTTGGGTAAGAGATCCTAAGAACATATTTGAGGGGTTAGTGAGCGGCGATTTGCCGGAGGACGGCGTTGATTACGCTGAGTACTACCCGAAGGACCACGAGCTTGCTCGCTCACTGTCCCTTGATGTTTACCGTGTCACTGTTGAATGGAGTAGGATATTTCCCTATCCGACCTCTCTCGTTGAGGTGGATGTTGAGCGCGATGGTTTGGGATTCATAAAAGATGTGAGAATAAGTGAGGAGACTTTGCGGCATCTCGACAGAATAGCATCCAAAAGGTACGTGTCGTTCTACCGTGAGCTTATAGCGGATCTCCGGAAAAGGGGTTTCAAGGTGATTGTAAACCTGAACCACTTCACACTTCCGATATGGCTTCATGATCCTCTAGTAGTTAGGGATACACACGGCGAGGAAGGACCACGGGGTTACGCTGAGGAGATGTTCGTCACGGAGTTCACGAAATTTGCGGCTTACGTCGCTTGGAAGTTCGGTGACCTCGTCGACCTCTGGTCCACGTTTAACGAACCCATGGTGATGGTAGAGCTCGGATTTCTGTCAAGCACATCTGGTTTCCCTCCGGGCATCCGGGCACCTCGTCTCGCTGCAAGAGCCCTTCACAACCACATAATAGCGCACGCCAGAGCATATGATGCGATCAAGAGATTCGACAGGGTAAAGGCCTACCCTGATTCACGCGAACCTGCCGAGATAGGCGTTATCCACAACATCATACCACCTTACCCGCTAGACAGCTCCGACGCGTCGAGCTGCGATTCTTACAACTACTTCAGGAACAAGCTGATTCTCGAGGCTTGGGTTAGAGGAGTGATGGACGTGCACCTTGACGGGAAAAGCCTGGAAAAACTACCCCACTTGGGCAACAAGCTCGACTGGCTTGGGATAAACTACTACACCCGTGTCGTGATAAAAAAGAGCGAGAAAAAAGTTGAAGAAATCCCACTTTTGAACTTCGAGGGAGTTGAGGGCTATGGCTACGCATGTCTGCCGAACGGTGCCTCGAAGGACGGGAGACCTTGCAGCGATTTCGGGTGGGAGGTATACCCTGAAGGCTTCCTGGATACGATCAACATCGGCTGGGAATACAAGAAACCCATTTTTATTACGGAGAACGGGATAGCCGATCATAGAGACCTCCTGAGGCCTTACTACATTGTAAACCATGTCTATGTCATGGAAAAAGCTCTCGAAAGTGGGGTTGATATCAGGGGGTATCTGCACTGGGCTTTAACAGATAACTATGAATGGGCGAGCGGCTTCCGATTGAAGTTCGGGTTGTTCGAGGTAGATCTTCTCACGAAAGAAAGAAAGCCCAGATTCAGCGCCACGCTGTACAGGAGGATCGTCGAGAACAATGGGGTCCCAGAAGACCTTAAAAGCAAATACCTTCTATCAGACTTAAAGGTGAAGACAGAATGA